The following proteins are encoded in a genomic region of [Eubacterium] hominis:
- a CDS encoding response regulator encodes MRIAIVDDNKLHRNKMKQVLKECRKKDDISDFENIRDYERSEGVYELLLLDIELKDEKGIRYIKNNPQKHRYVVYVSSYPEMMGEAFHSNVLGFIPKDKINALLVDKVNEVEQEIKKDKLYNFKTLDGDIRIEEYKILYFMYSDHTVCMKIENRKSFLYLSARSLSEINHKLSDNFYKVNRNTIVNIMKIKK; translated from the coding sequence ATGAGGATTGCGATTGTTGATGATAATAAACTACATAGAAATAAAATGAAACAAGTTTTGAAAGAATGTAGAAAAAAAGATGATATTTCAGATTTTGAAAATATAAGAGATTATGAAAGAAGTGAAGGTGTTTATGAGCTGTTGTTATTAGATATCGAGTTAAAAGATGAAAAAGGAATTAGATATATAAAAAACAATCCTCAGAAACATAGATATGTTGTATATGTATCATCTTATCCTGAGATGATGGGTGAGGCTTTTCATTCTAATGTTTTAGGTTTTATACCAAAAGACAAAATCAATGCATTATTAGTTGATAAGGTAAATGAAGTGGAACAGGAAATAAAAAAAGATAAATTGTATAATTTTAAAACATTGGATGGTGATATAAGAATCGAAGAATATAAAATCTTATATTTTATGTATTCAGATCATACCGTATGTATGAAAATAGAAAACAGAAAATCTTTTCTCTATCTTAGCGCAAGATCGTTATCGGAAATAAATCATAAATTGTCTGATAATTTTTATAAAGTAAATCGAAATACGATTGTAAATATTATGAAAATAAAAAAATAG
- the metG gene encoding methionine--tRNA ligase: MCEKCNNKKGKYYITTAITYTSGRPHIGNTYEIVLTDAIARYKRQQGYDVFFQTGTDEHGQKIEEKAKEAGVTPKEFVDNVAGIVRKNFDMMNTSYDYFVRTTDENHEKQVQKIFKKLYEQGDIYKGKYEGMYCTPCESFWTESQLIDGKCPDCGRPVQKATEEAYFFNLQKYAPRLIKHIEEHPEFIQPESRKNEMINNFLKPGLQDLCVSRTSFKWGIPVDFDPKHVVYVWVDALSNYITSLGYDADGNHGENYKKFWPADVHIIGKDILRFHTIYWPIMLMALGEPLPKQVFGHPWLLVGDGKMSKSKGNAIYADELVHYFGVDAVRYFVLHEMPFGQDGTITWDLMVERVNSDLANVLGNLVNRTISMQNKYFNGVISNPLEKEPIDDELINLALDTPKRVEAKMDTLHVGDAIEEIFTLLKRCNKYIDETEPWALAKDEAKKDRLATVLYNLLESIRFAAVLLSSYMPETAEKILDELSTSERDAASLEEFGNLECGHTVDPKPEILFARIDVKEFMKTLEEDKKKEAKAAKKAEKKADDETKAEIGIEDFTKVELKVGTIVSAEKHPKADRLLVEQIDLGDETRQIVSGIAKSFKPEEVVGKKVVVVTNLKPVSLRGVESQGMILCASNDNDLDIVTIAKDLPNGTKVS; the protein is encoded by the coding sequence ATGTGTGAAAAATGTAACAACAAAAAAGGCAAGTATTATATCACAACCGCAATCACGTATACATCAGGTAGACCACATATCGGCAATACGTATGAAATCGTTTTGACAGATGCAATCGCCCGTTATAAACGTCAGCAAGGATATGATGTATTCTTCCAGACTGGAACAGATGAACATGGTCAGAAAATTGAAGAAAAAGCAAAAGAAGCTGGTGTTACACCAAAAGAATTTGTGGATAATGTCGCAGGCATTGTTCGTAAGAACTTTGATATGATGAATACAAGCTATGATTACTTTGTTCGTACAACAGATGAGAACCATGAAAAACAGGTACAGAAAATCTTTAAGAAGCTGTATGAACAGGGAGATATTTATAAGGGTAAATATGAAGGTATGTATTGTACACCATGTGAATCCTTCTGGACAGAAAGTCAGCTGATTGATGGCAAATGTCCTGATTGTGGACGACCAGTACAAAAAGCAACAGAAGAAGCATACTTTTTTAACTTACAGAAATATGCACCTAGATTGATCAAGCATATTGAAGAACACCCAGAATTTATTCAGCCAGAATCAAGAAAGAATGAAATGATCAATAACTTCTTAAAACCAGGATTACAGGATTTATGTGTATCCCGTACAAGTTTTAAATGGGGTATTCCTGTAGACTTTGATCCAAAACATGTGGTATATGTATGGGTAGATGCTTTAAGTAACTATATCACTTCATTAGGATATGATGCAGATGGCAATCATGGAGAAAATTATAAGAAATTCTGGCCTGCAGATGTACATATCATTGGAAAAGATATCCTTCGTTTCCATACCATTTATTGGCCAATCATGTTGATGGCTTTAGGGGAACCACTACCTAAACAGGTATTTGGACACCCTTGGCTGTTAGTTGGTGATGGCAAGATGTCTAAATCAAAAGGTAATGCAATTTATGCAGATGAATTGGTACACTATTTTGGTGTAGATGCTGTTCGTTACTTTGTATTACATGAAATGCCATTTGGACAAGATGGAACAATTACTTGGGATTTAATGGTAGAACGTGTAAATTCTGATTTAGCAAACGTATTAGGAAATCTTGTGAATCGTACGATTTCTATGCAGAATAAATATTTCAATGGTGTCATCAGCAATCCACTTGAAAAAGAGCCAATTGATGATGAATTAATCAACTTGGCATTAGATACGCCAAAACGTGTAGAAGCTAAAATGGATACCTTACATGTAGGAGATGCGATTGAAGAAATCTTTACATTATTAAAGAGATGTAACAAATATATTGATGAAACAGAACCTTGGGCATTGGCAAAAGATGAAGCGAAGAAAGATCGTTTGGCAACGGTACTTTATAATCTGTTGGAAAGCATTCGTTTTGCGGCAGTATTATTAAGCAGCTATATGCCTGAAACAGCAGAAAAGATTCTGGATGAATTAAGCACGAGTGAACGTGATGCTGCTAGTCTTGAAGAATTTGGCAATCTGGAATGTGGACACACAGTTGATCCAAAACCTGAAATCTTATTCGCACGTATTGATGTAAAAGAATTTATGAAAACGTTAGAAGAAGATAAGAAAAAAGAAGCAAAGGCAGCTAAGAAAGCTGAGAAAAAAGCAGATGATGAAACAAAAGCAGAAATCGGTATTGAAGATTTCACAAAAGTGGAATTAAAAGTCGGTACGATTGTATCTGCGGAAAAACATCCAAAAGCAGATCGTTTATTAGTTGAACAAATTGATCTTGGTGATGAAACACGCCAGATTGTCAGTGGTATTGCGAAAAGCTTTAAGCCAGAAGAAGTGGTAGGTAAAAAAGTAGTTGTTGTGACAAACTTAAAACCTGTATCTTTACGTGGCGTAGAAAGCCAGGGTATGATTCTATGTGCAAGCAATGATAATGACCTGGATATTGTGACGATTGCGAAAGATCTTCCAAATGGAACGAAGGTGAGCTAA
- a CDS encoding DUF4186 domain-containing protein, translating to MDKQEWMNQLFFKLSQSTFRSQFHLSDKDKIYIQEKGMDTIEEHARDFIRKRLAPAVIENDGKQTPMRGHPVFVAQHATATCCRGCLSKWHTISKHGHLSEKQQDYIVMIIMQWIMKEMQKKICR from the coding sequence ATGGATAAACAAGAATGGATGAATCAGTTGTTTTTTAAATTAAGCCAGTCAACGTTTCGTTCCCAATTTCATTTAAGTGATAAAGATAAAATATATATTCAAGAAAAAGGCATGGATACAATTGAAGAACATGCGCGTGATTTTATTAGAAAACGTTTAGCACCTGCAGTGATTGAAAACGATGGGAAACAGACACCAATGCGAGGACATCCTGTGTTTGTGGCACAACATGCTACAGCGACTTGTTGTAGGGGATGTTTATCTAAATGGCATACGATTTCCAAGCATGGACACTTATCTGAAAAACAACAGGATTATATTGTGATGATCATTATGCAGTGGATCATGAAGGAAATGCAAAAAAAGATTTGCCGATAA
- a CDS encoding response regulator transcription factor, whose protein sequence is MKIAIIDDSKTQRENIKEILHNNGKQDVIETYASIKEYEQDNQYFDLLLLDIELPGEDGIAYVNHGLQKNSKIIYITSHSELMINAFHENVIGFIPKEQLLNLLIENIENARQKLEKGKKYVFKTLNGNIIFEEKDILYFCFRDTIVYVKIKQEKELLRLTAKYLSTIKSELSTVFYQVSRNYVVNLMKIQYIDVKTHEIMMEDGNCVTVSRRLWTEFKGKYNKMRYSND, encoded by the coding sequence ATGAAAATTGCAATTATAGATGATAGTAAAACACAAAGGGAAAATATAAAAGAAATATTGCATAATAATGGGAAACAAGATGTAATAGAAACATACGCTTCCATAAAAGAATACGAACAAGACAATCAGTATTTTGATTTGCTTTTACTGGATATTGAATTACCAGGTGAAGATGGAATTGCTTATGTGAATCATGGTTTACAAAAAAATTCAAAGATTATTTATATTACATCACATTCAGAATTAATGATCAATGCGTTTCATGAAAATGTGATAGGCTTTATACCTAAAGAACAATTATTAAATCTGTTGATTGAAAATATTGAAAACGCTAGACAGAAATTAGAAAAAGGAAAAAAATATGTATTTAAAACACTAAATGGAAATATCATCTTCGAAGAAAAAGATATACTATATTTTTGTTTTAGAGATACAATTGTTTATGTTAAAATCAAACAAGAAAAAGAATTGCTTAGACTTACAGCAAAATATTTATCCACTATAAAATCAGAATTATCTACTGTTTTTTATCAAGTAAGCCGTAACTATGTTGTGAATTTAATGAAAATACAATATATAGATGTGAAAACGCATGAAATTATGATGGAAGATGGAAACTGTGTAACAGTAAGCAGGCGATTATGGACAGAATTCAAAGGAAAATATAATAAGATGAGGTATTCTAATGATTGA
- a CDS encoding ABC transporter ATP-binding protein: MKIKLENVEKTIKGQMIFQNVNVELISGHIYGFVGYNGCGKTMLLRIISNLVKPSEGMISLDEQPYSAIKSMPKIGIVLEKPDFFNELSGLKNLEMLAKIRNEIHTDKIMEAIKKVGLLTQENKKVGKYSLGMRQRLGIAQAIMEDNDILILDEITSGLDEDGVKMIYDILKEEREKGKLIIITSHNKIDIEELCDETFKFNNGTVHAYETD, from the coding sequence ATGAAAATCAAATTAGAGAATGTTGAGAAAACGATAAAAGGACAGATGATATTTCAAAATGTAAATGTAGAACTCATATCAGGTCATATCTATGGTTTTGTTGGATATAACGGTTGTGGAAAAACGATGCTGTTAAGAATCATCAGTAATTTAGTAAAACCAAGTGAAGGAATGATTTCTTTAGATGAACAACCATATTCTGCGATAAAATCAATGCCAAAAATTGGTATCGTGTTAGAGAAACCAGATTTTTTCAATGAATTAAGTGGATTAAAAAATCTTGAAATGTTAGCGAAAATAAGAAATGAAATTCATACAGACAAGATAATGGAAGCAATTAAAAAAGTCGGATTGTTGACACAAGAAAATAAAAAAGTAGGAAAGTATTCATTAGGAATGCGACAACGTTTAGGGATTGCACAGGCAATCATGGAAGATAACGATATCCTTATACTAGATGAAATTACAAGTGGCCTTGATGAAGATGGTGTAAAGATGATTTATGATATCTTAAAAGAAGAAAGAGAAAAAGGAAAATTGATAATTATAACATCACATAATAAAATTGATATTGAAGAACTTTGTGATGAAACGTTTAAATTTAATAATGGAACGGTGCATGCATATGAAACAGATTAG
- a CDS encoding ATP-binding protein — protein MYRKFDDQLIAWKQKNNHLPLLIKGARFVGKRYSVLKFAKANYEHVIEINFEQDMYMKEVFEQTRKVEDIIAMYQLQHPETIFDQNTLLFLDEIQSSSSALTSLKFFANQDFDVIASGSLLGVSIAHTTSFPVGYVEMVDLHAMDFEEFLIANQIPEAIFKQLKECYEKGTMVMEPLHKKMMQLFKEYIVVGGMPAVVKEYITSKNFDKVKQLQQQILNAYYADIVKYGEGSEKIKAHECFTSIPKQLAKDNKKFQYKLLKKGGNARIYESSLQWLFDSGLIHRLYRLDTLEEPMEAHIDLSAFKVYFHDTGLLLAMFEQNVGAMILQDDLLIYKGGIFENVVYQCLQAHHKNIYYYEYRSQYEIDFVIYDNDRVVPIEVKSAGNTKSKSLQASMERFYLTKGYKLSTNNTNVNEKIKCYPLYMLLFI, from the coding sequence ATGTATAGAAAATTTGATGATCAACTTATCGCATGGAAACAAAAGAATAATCATTTACCATTGCTTATTAAGGGCGCACGGTTCGTTGGAAAAAGATACAGTGTTTTAAAGTTTGCGAAAGCAAATTATGAACATGTAATAGAAATTAATTTTGAACAAGATATGTACATGAAAGAAGTTTTTGAACAAACAAGAAAAGTAGAAGATATCATTGCCATGTATCAACTTCAACATCCAGAAACAATATTTGATCAAAATACGTTGCTTTTCCTTGATGAGATACAATCTTCCAGTAGTGCTTTAACATCATTGAAATTTTTTGCGAATCAAGATTTTGATGTCATTGCAAGTGGAAGCTTATTAGGTGTTTCTATTGCGCATACAACATCATTTCCAGTAGGCTATGTAGAAATGGTAGATTTGCATGCAATGGACTTTGAAGAATTCCTTATTGCCAATCAAATACCTGAAGCAATTTTTAAACAACTAAAAGAATGTTATGAAAAAGGTACAATGGTAATGGAACCTTTACACAAAAAAATGATGCAGTTATTTAAGGAATATATTGTTGTTGGTGGAATGCCAGCAGTCGTAAAGGAATATATAACATCAAAGAATTTTGATAAAGTAAAACAACTGCAGCAACAGATATTGAATGCATATTATGCAGATATTGTGAAGTATGGAGAAGGAAGCGAAAAGATAAAAGCTCATGAATGCTTTACTTCTATTCCAAAACAACTAGCAAAAGACAATAAAAAGTTCCAATATAAACTTTTGAAAAAAGGCGGAAACGCAAGAATATATGAAAGTAGTTTACAATGGCTGTTTGATAGTGGACTGATTCATCGATTATATCGATTAGATACTTTAGAAGAACCTATGGAAGCCCATATTGATTTAAGTGCATTCAAGGTTTACTTTCATGATACAGGTCTATTGTTGGCGATGTTTGAACAAAATGTTGGCGCAATGATATTGCAGGATGATTTATTAATATATAAAGGGGGCATCTTTGAAAATGTAGTATATCAATGCTTACAAGCGCATCATAAAAATATTTACTACTATGAATATAGAAGTCAATATGAAATTGATTTTGTGATTTATGATAATGATCGAGTTGTGCCGATTGAAGTGAAATCGGCAGGTAATACAAAGTCTAAAAGCCTACAAGCTTCTATGGAACGCTTTTATCTAACAAAAGGCTATAAATTGTCTACGAATAATACAAATGTAAATGAAAAGATTAAGTGCTATCCTTTGTATATGCTGTTATTTATATAA
- a CDS encoding response regulator — protein sequence MIPYIYQAASDYFKAEKKVDALFLDIEMPDTNGLDVAVKIREENQEVPIIFISWHQKYEHQSFLVHPFSFIDKNNFKEELESCLNDLLKDFHRKNDDFILSNREHISSKTYPLYGKTGALYPYSYGFTFGDYIIGCFTCVIVSWIFSKLYLDKLIPEAIIRN from the coding sequence ATTATACCATATATTTATCAAGCAGCGAGTGATTATTTTAAAGCAGAAAAGAAAGTAGATGCATTGTTTTTAGACATTGAAATGCCAGATACTAATGGATTAGATGTTGCAGTGAAGATACGTGAAGAAAATCAGGAAGTACCAATTATTTTCATATCTTGGCATCAAAAATATGAGCATCAAAGTTTTCTTGTACACCCATTTAGTTTTATAGATAAAAATAATTTTAAGGAAGAATTAGAAAGTTGTTTAAACGATTTATTAAAAGATTTTCATCGAAAGAATGATGATTTTATATTGTCTAATCGTGAGCATATTTCCAGCAAAACATATCCTTTATATGGAAAGACAGGTGCATTATATCCATATTCATATGGATTTACATTTGGGGATTATATCATTGGCTGCTTTACCTGTGTTATTGTATCGTGGATATTCAGTAAGCTTTACTTAGATAAATTAATACCAGAGGCGATCATTAGAAATTAA
- a CDS encoding ABC transporter ATP-binding protein, with protein MKIKLENIGKTIKGQMIFQNVNVELMSGYIYGFVGYNGCGKTMLLRIISNLVKPSEGTISLDEQPYTILKTMPKIGIVLEKPDFFNELTGLENLEMLAKIRNEIHTEEIMQAIKTVGLFTQENKKVGKYSLGMRQRLGIAQAIMEDNDILILDEITSGLDEDGVNMIYEILKKEKAKGKLIIITSHNKIDIEELCDETYKFNNGTVHAYETD; from the coding sequence ATGAAAATAAAATTAGAAAATATAGGGAAAACAATTAAGGGACAGATGATATTTCAAAATGTCAATGTAGAGTTGATGTCAGGATATATCTATGGTTTTGTAGGATATAATGGATGTGGAAAAACCATGCTGCTTAGAATCATTAGCAATTTGGTAAAGCCAAGTGAAGGAACGATTTCATTAGATGAACAGCCATATACAATATTGAAAACGATGCCAAAAATCGGTATCGTATTAGAGAAACCGGATTTTTTCAATGAATTAACAGGTTTAGAAAATTTAGAAATGTTAGCGAAGATCAGGAATGAAATTCACACAGAAGAAATCATGCAGGCAATCAAAACAGTAGGACTATTTACCCAGGAAAATAAAAAAGTAGGAAAATATTCCTTGGGAATGAGGCAGCGATTAGGTATCGCGCAGGCAATCATGGAAGATAATGATATCTTGATATTAGATGAAATCACAAGTGGACTAGATGAAGATGGCGTAAATATGATTTATGAAATCTTAAAGAAAGAAAAAGCAAAAGGCAAGCTGATCATCATCACTTCCCATAATAAAATAGATATTGAAGAATTATGCGATGAAACATATAAGTTCAATAATGGAACGGTGCATGCTTATGAAACGGATTAG